In Lachnospiraceae bacterium, one DNA window encodes the following:
- a CDS encoding PTS sugar transporter subunit IIC, with translation MLIKAILLGLVGIVGVIDSRLIGRQNIGRPLILSTLAGLVLGDVRQGVILGASLELISMGFVAIGAAGPPNMQFGSIIATAFAILSGASTEAALTLAVPVAVIGEFLSVIMRMVIAQFSHVADKAIENGQFKKAIHIHLWWSFGFNALVYFIPIFLTVYFGTDLVTNLVAAIPQVITNGLTVAGNLLSALGFAMLLSSMLSKKMFPYFLLGFLIVAYSGLSLIGVTMFAAILAFILDKVLYGKGANA, from the coding sequence ATGCTGATTAAAGCGATCTTACTCGGTTTAGTTGGTATCGTCGGTGTCATCGACTCCAGATTGATCGGACGTCAGAACATCGGCAGACCACTGATCCTGAGTACACTGGCAGGCCTCGTATTAGGCGATGTCAGACAGGGTGTAATTTTAGGTGCATCCCTGGAACTTATTTCCATGGGATTTGTAGCGATCGGAGCAGCCGGACCACCAAACATGCAGTTCGGAAGTATCATCGCCACTGCGTTTGCGATTCTTTCCGGTGCCTCCACGGAAGCGGCACTGACCCTCGCCGTTCCGGTCGCCGTCATTGGCGAGTTCCTGAGTGTCATCATGCGTATGGTGATCGCGCAGTTCTCTCATGTAGCGGATAAGGCCATCGAGAACGGACAGTTCAAGAAGGCGATTCATATCCACCTCTGGTGGTCCTTCGGCTTCAACGCGCTGGTTTACTTCATCCCGATCTTCCTGACCGTTTACTTCGGTACGGATCTAGTTACGAACCTGGTAGCTGCGATTCCGCAGGTCATCACGAACGGCCTCACAGTCGCTGGTAACCTCTTATCGGCCCTCGGATTTGCGATGCTGCTGAGTTCAATGCTGTCGAAGAAGATGTTCCCGTACTTCCTTCTCGGCTTCCTGATCGTCGCATATTCCGGTCTCAGCCTGATCGGTGTGACCATGTTCGCCGCGATCCTGGCATTCATCCTGGATAAGGTTCTGTATGGAAAGGGGGCAAATGCATAA
- a CDS encoding PTS system mannose/fructose/sorbose family transporter subunit IID — protein MENQKALKKVSDKDLRKVFLHSLAIMCSWNYERQMHMGFMYGMAPVLDKLYADDEERKKEAYQRHMEFFNCTPQLTPFIMGLAASMEEQNANSEEGEFQTESISMIKTSLMGPFAGIGDSFFQGTIRIITFGIGLSFAQQGSILGPILAVLLFAIPSLLFAYNATFFGYRSGNKYLAKLYQEGLMDRVMHFASIVGLAVVGGMVASMVSVTTPLTFSTGGTNLVIQDMLDSIIPKMLPFVFTLGIYNLVQKKVNTNVLLIGIVLFGMVMGALGIL, from the coding sequence ATGGAAAATCAGAAAGCATTAAAGAAGGTAAGCGATAAAGACTTACGTAAGGTCTTCCTGCATTCCCTCGCGATTATGTGCTCATGGAACTATGAGCGTCAGATGCACATGGGCTTCATGTATGGCATGGCACCGGTGCTTGACAAGCTGTATGCAGATGATGAGGAGAGAAAAAAGGAAGCGTATCAGCGGCATATGGAGTTCTTTAACTGCACACCGCAGCTGACACCGTTTATCATGGGCCTCGCCGCTTCCATGGAGGAGCAGAACGCAAATTCAGAAGAGGGTGAGTTCCAGACCGAGTCGATCTCCATGATCAAGACCAGTCTGATGGGGCCGTTCGCCGGCATCGGTGACAGCTTCTTCCAGGGAACCATCCGAATCATCACCTTCGGTATCGGCCTTTCGTTCGCACAGCAGGGCAGCATCCTGGGACCGATTCTCGCAGTACTGCTGTTCGCGATTCCGTCATTGCTGTTTGCCTACAATGCAACCTTCTTCGGCTACAGGTCAGGTAATAAATACCTCGCGAAGCTGTACCAGGAAGGACTTATGGATCGCGTAATGCACTTCGCATCCATCGTCGGTCTCGCCGTCGTCGGCGGTATGGTAGCCAGCATGGTGTCCGTCACCACGCCGCTTACCTTCTCCACCGGTGGTACGAATCTGGTCATCCAGGATATGCTGGATTCCATCATCCCGAAGATGCTTCCGTTCGTATTTACGCTGGGCATCTACAATCTCGTTCAGAAGAAGGTCAATACCAACGTCCTGCTGATCGGCATCGTCCTCTTCGGCATGGTCATGGGTGCACTGGGCATTCTCTAA
- a CDS encoding HPr family phosphocarrier protein, with product MKEFTYVIKEELGLHARPAGLLVKEAKKFQSATTLAAKGKTAAAGKLIAIMSMGVKQGDEVTVQVEGPDEDAAFEALEKFFQENL from the coding sequence ATGAAAGAATTTACATATGTGATCAAGGAAGAACTCGGACTGCATGCGAGACCAGCCGGACTGCTGGTGAAGGAAGCGAAGAAGTTCCAGAGCGCTACGACGCTCGCGGCGAAGGGAAAGACCGCAGCTGCCGGCAAGCTGATCGCCATCATGAGCATGGGCGTCAAGCAGGGCGATGAGGTGACCGTGCAGGTCGAGGGTCCGGATGAGGATGCTGCGTTCGAGGCACTCGAGAAGTTCTTCCAGGAAAATCTGTAA
- the ptsP gene encoding phosphoenolpyruvate--protein phosphotransferase codes for MEKYIGKSVYKGTAIGPINVLKKSDGIVKRQHVEDVAAELQRLEDAKKQAQAQLGALYEKALQEVGEVNAQIFEVHQMMLEDEDYQDAIHSMIETEELNAEYAVAVTGDNFAEIFANMDDEYMQARSADVKDISNRLIRNLSGEEELDWAHMEPSIIVADDLTPSETVQMDKRKILAFVTVHGSTNSHTAILARMMNIPALIGVPVELDSLHSGTMGIVDGKDAVFCVDPDEATIAAAHEMQARAAEQKRLLANYKGRPSVTKSGRKVNVYANIGSVSDVAYVQENDAEGIGLFRSELLYLGKTALPDETEQFNTYRQVLQTMGGKKVIIRTLDIGADKNVDYLGLGKEDNPAMGYRAIRICLKQPDVFKTQLRALLRAAKYGNLAIMYPMIISVDEVLRIREIVAEVAAELKREQIPYAIPEQGIMIETPAAVMICEELAELVDFFSIGTNDLTQYTLAIDRQNEKLDEFYNPHHEAVLRMIQMTIDGAHKAGKWAGIYGELGADTTLTERFVEMGIDELSVAPSMVLSVRSKICEMA; via the coding sequence ATGGAAAAATACATCGGAAAGTCCGTTTATAAGGGAACGGCGATCGGTCCGATCAATGTTCTGAAGAAGAGTGATGGCATCGTAAAGCGTCAGCATGTCGAGGATGTAGCGGCAGAGCTCCAGCGTCTCGAGGATGCGAAGAAACAGGCGCAGGCCCAGCTCGGTGCGCTTTATGAGAAGGCGCTTCAGGAGGTTGGCGAGGTGAACGCGCAGATCTTCGAGGTGCATCAGATGATGCTCGAGGATGAGGACTACCAGGATGCGATCCACTCGATGATCGAGACGGAGGAGCTCAATGCTGAGTACGCGGTGGCGGTCACCGGAGATAACTTCGCCGAGATCTTCGCGAATATGGATGATGAGTACATGCAGGCACGTTCCGCGGATGTGAAGGATATCTCGAATCGTCTGATCCGGAATCTGAGTGGTGAGGAGGAGCTCGACTGGGCGCATATGGAACCGTCCATCATCGTGGCGGATGACCTGACACCGAGTGAAACGGTGCAGATGGATAAGCGTAAGATCCTTGCGTTCGTCACCGTCCATGGCTCGACGAACTCCCATACCGCGATCCTCGCGCGTATGATGAACATCCCGGCGCTGATCGGTGTGCCGGTGGAGCTCGACAGTCTCCATTCCGGTACGATGGGCATCGTCGATGGCAAGGATGCCGTGTTCTGCGTGGATCCGGATGAGGCAACCATCGCTGCTGCACACGAGATGCAGGCGAGGGCGGCAGAGCAGAAGCGGCTGCTTGCAAACTACAAGGGACGTCCTTCGGTGACGAAGAGTGGCCGGAAGGTAAACGTATATGCAAACATCGGCAGTGTTTCAGATGTCGCATATGTACAGGAAAATGACGCGGAGGGCATCGGCCTGTTCCGCAGTGAGTTACTGTATCTCGGAAAGACCGCGCTGCCGGATGAGACTGAGCAGTTTAACACGTACCGTCAGGTGCTACAGACGATGGGCGGAAAGAAGGTGATCATCCGAACGCTCGACATCGGTGCGGATAAGAACGTCGATTACCTCGGACTCGGAAAGGAAGATAACCCGGCGATGGGGTATCGCGCGATCCGTATCTGTCTGAAACAGCCGGATGTGTTTAAGACACAGCTCCGCGCACTGCTTCGTGCGGCGAAGTACGGAAACCTCGCCATCATGTATCCGATGATCATCTCCGTAGATGAGGTGCTTCGGATCCGTGAGATCGTCGCAGAGGTGGCGGCAGAACTCAAGCGGGAGCAAATCCCGTATGCGATTCCGGAGCAGGGCATCATGATCGAGACGCCGGCAGCAGTGATGATCTGTGAGGAGCTGGCAGAGCTCGTCGATTTCTTCAGCATCGGCACCAACGACCTCACGCAGTATACACTTGCGATCGATCGCCAGAATGAGAAGCTGGACGAGTTCTATAATCCACATCATGAGGCGGTTCTTCGGATGATTCAGATGACCATCGATGGCGCGCATAAGGCGGGCAAGTGGGCCGGCATCTACGGTGAGCTCGGTGCTGACACGACCCTGACGGAGCGTTTCGTCGAGATGGGCATCGATGAGCTGAGTGTCGCACCATCTATGGTGCTCAGCGTGCGCAGTAAGATTTGTGAGATGGCGTAA
- a CDS encoding GntR family transcriptional regulator, with product MMIMDSSKPLYLQVEADIKNRILSKQYMPGDKLPTENELSDQYNVSKITIRKAIQNLSDEGYVNKVQGKGTFINFKKDKLYLNKTSGFKESLSSLGHASRHDIIQASFLNADEDIAEKLMIPMGTKVVYIERLVWQDNEPIAIDKIYIEDARFPDFITTLSKDRSFYQVMDECYHIRPNHSVLEIDGKAAQSHSADTLKCNVGDPLFSIHKISYDQDGKPIHYSLTTVRCDRVTYVVSTNDSTVMDEKIKSN from the coding sequence ATGATGATCATGGATAGCAGCAAGCCGCTGTATCTGCAGGTGGAGGCAGATATTAAAAACCGTATCCTGTCGAAGCAGTACATGCCGGGAGATAAGCTTCCGACGGAGAACGAGCTAAGTGACCAGTATAATGTGAGTAAAATCACGATTCGAAAGGCGATACAGAATTTATCCGATGAGGGATATGTCAATAAGGTCCAGGGAAAGGGCACCTTCATCAATTTCAAGAAGGACAAGCTGTATCTGAATAAGACCAGCGGCTTCAAGGAAAGTCTGTCGAGCCTTGGACACGCGTCCAGACACGATATCATCCAGGCATCGTTCCTGAACGCGGATGAGGATATCGCAGAGAAGCTGATGATTCCGATGGGGACGAAGGTCGTCTACATCGAGCGTCTGGTCTGGCAGGATAACGAACCGATCGCGATCGATAAGATCTACATCGAGGATGCCCGCTTCCCGGACTTCATCACGACACTTTCGAAAGATCGCTCGTTCTACCAGGTGATGGATGAGTGCTATCATATCCGGCCGAATCATTCCGTCCTCGAAATCGACGGAAAGGCTGCGCAGAGCCACAGCGCAGATACTCTGAAGTGCAACGTCGGCGACCCGCTGTTTTCGATTCATAAAATCAGCTATGATCAGGATGGTAAGCCGATCCACTACTCGCTGACGACGGTCCGCTGTGATCGCGTCACCTATGTCGTTTCCACAAACGACTCCACGGTCATGGACGAGAAGATCAAGTCGAACTGA
- a CDS encoding transposase, translating into MGKPFEYIGALQCENRILRKKVADHESGERFQQIQMEHQKVLDEYRRQIKRLKQTIENLRKDVRKAWKWCEEAYEDALKELNAQMKDLEHALKTAKRMRFAAEQRRDQALSEVAGLRRENSELKDQLEKTEGQNKKLLAQLNRDYENSSIPSSQSRNRRKISNNRERTGRKPGAQPGHAHHGRKKQEATQTVHLPAPKIVAEDPDFKKTQKIITKQLVSIEMILHVTEYQADVYRNSKTGEKVHAAFPAGVVDDVNYDGSIKSLLFLLNTDCAVSIDKSQRFLSDLTGGKLKISRGMINKLCREFSSKTETERKKIFADLLSCPVLHTDCTNARVNGESAYVFVCASSDEEKVLYFAREKKGHEGVKGTVTEDFRGILVHDHEITFYRYGSAHQECLAHVERYLKDSMENESSLTWNRRMRELLQRMIHYRKEHTGEASLDAQTVAGFETEYQEILDKAKEEYKRNEPSPYYREGYNLYRRMQEYKTEHLLFLHDMRVPTTNNTAERCLRDYKRKQTFAMTFRSLESIEELCHSKGVLLEVRKNNPNIYTAVMEIFNRRYGA; encoded by the coding sequence ATGGGAAAGCCGTTTGAATATATTGGAGCGTTGCAGTGTGAAAACCGAATATTGAGAAAAAAAGTAGCCGATCATGAGTCAGGAGAACGATTCCAACAGATTCAAATGGAACATCAAAAAGTACTTGATGAGTACCGACGACAGATAAAACGTCTGAAACAAACGATTGAAAATCTTCGCAAAGATGTAAGAAAAGCCTGGAAATGGTGCGAAGAGGCATATGAAGATGCACTTAAGGAACTGAATGCACAGATGAAAGATCTGGAGCATGCATTAAAAACGGCTAAAAGAATGCGCTTTGCCGCAGAACAACGCCGTGATCAGGCATTGTCTGAGGTCGCTGGACTGCGCCGTGAAAACAGTGAGCTAAAGGATCAGCTGGAAAAAACAGAGGGACAGAATAAGAAACTTCTGGCACAGTTGAACCGTGATTATGAAAATTCCTCCATTCCGTCATCACAATCAAGAAACCGTCGAAAAATATCCAACAATCGTGAACGCACTGGAAGAAAACCCGGAGCGCAGCCAGGGCACGCCCATCATGGAAGGAAAAAGCAGGAAGCAACTCAGACTGTACATCTGCCTGCGCCCAAAATTGTGGCAGAGGATCCGGATTTCAAAAAAACACAGAAGATCATAACCAAACAGCTTGTTTCCATTGAAATGATTCTTCATGTAACGGAATATCAGGCAGATGTATATCGTAACTCCAAGACGGGAGAAAAAGTCCATGCAGCTTTTCCCGCAGGAGTGGTTGATGATGTGAACTATGATGGCAGCATCAAGTCACTTTTATTTCTGTTAAATACAGACTGTGCAGTTTCCATTGATAAAAGCCAGCGCTTTCTCTCTGATTTGACAGGTGGAAAGCTGAAAATTTCCAGAGGAATGATCAATAAACTCTGCCGTGAGTTTTCTTCCAAAACAGAAACAGAACGGAAAAAAATCTTTGCAGACCTGCTGTCCTGCCCGGTTCTGCATACAGACTGTACAAATGCCCGCGTAAACGGAGAAAGCGCCTATGTATTTGTCTGCGCATCTTCAGATGAGGAAAAGGTACTTTACTTTGCCCGTGAGAAAAAGGGGCATGAAGGCGTAAAGGGAACTGTAACAGAAGATTTCCGGGGGATTCTGGTACACGATCATGAAATTACTTTTTACCGTTATGGAAGCGCTCATCAGGAATGCCTTGCGCATGTAGAACGGTATCTGAAAGACAGCATGGAAAATGAGTCATCCCTTACCTGGAACCGGCGAATGAGAGAACTGCTCCAACGAATGATACATTACCGGAAAGAACATACCGGTGAAGCATCGTTAGACGCTCAAACAGTAGCTGGCTTTGAGACAGAGTATCAGGAAATCCTGGACAAAGCCAAAGAAGAATACAAACGTAATGAGCCAAGCCCGTATTACCGCGAAGGCTACAACTTATATCGCCGGATGCAGGAATATAAAACAGAGCATCTTCTTTTCCTGCATGACATGAGGGTGCCAACCACAAACAATACCGCAGAACGCTGTTTGAGAGATTATAAACGAAAACAGACTTTTGCAATGACATTTCGAAGCCTTGAAAGTATCGAAGAATTATGTCATAGCAAGGGTGTGCTGCTTGAAGTACGAAAAAACAACCCCAACATTTATACCGCTGTCATGGAAATCTTTAACAGAAGATATGGAGCCTGA
- a CDS encoding ATP-binding protein has translation MKGENPFTLTFGQKPVEFISRTDQIGRIINTFDMENPSNVVYMIAGVRGSGKTVSLAVIGDYYNAKEDWIVLCLSADMDLISGAVSELNRILKIRGIDLGININIGIAEIAFNKERDTLDKETMLRDILEKVKEQGKKVLFIIDEIINNQYVKFFVSNFQIYITKNYPVYLVMAGLYDNISNLQNEKSLTFLYRAPKIFLEPLSVPAMTTSYRTVFELPPKEAASMARLTKGYPFAFQILGYLKWENGGTVDDILPKFDEELTVYAYEKIWSELSELDRKIVYIISQGINKTGDIRESLGVSPQLLNTYRKRLMERGVVDGSRHGELTLALPRFEEYINMYCEVIL, from the coding sequence ATGAAAGGAGAAAATCCATTTACATTGACTTTTGGACAAAAGCCGGTAGAATTTATTTCCCGTACAGATCAGATTGGAAGGATCATAAATACGTTTGACATGGAAAATCCGTCTAATGTGGTTTATATGATCGCCGGGGTTAGGGGCTCTGGAAAAACAGTTTCTCTTGCTGTGATAGGAGACTATTATAATGCAAAAGAAGACTGGATCGTTTTGTGTTTAAGTGCAGATATGGATCTGATTTCAGGAGCGGTATCGGAATTAAATCGGATTCTAAAAATCAGAGGGATAGATTTGGGAATTAATATTAATATCGGAATTGCAGAAATTGCTTTCAATAAAGAACGGGATACATTAGATAAAGAAACAATGCTGCGTGATATTTTGGAAAAGGTAAAAGAACAGGGGAAAAAAGTACTTTTTATCATTGATGAGATCATTAATAATCAATATGTAAAATTTTTCGTAAGTAATTTCCAAATTTACATTACAAAAAATTATCCAGTTTATCTTGTAATGGCTGGATTATATGATAATATCAGCAACCTTCAAAACGAAAAAAGCCTTACATTTTTATACCGCGCTCCCAAAATATTCCTGGAACCATTAAGTGTTCCGGCAATGACTACCAGTTACCGGACTGTATTTGAACTGCCACCTAAAGAGGCAGCTTCCATGGCGCGGCTCACAAAAGGATATCCCTTCGCGTTTCAGATATTGGGATATCTGAAATGGGAAAATGGAGGTACAGTGGATGATATTTTGCCAAAATTTGATGAAGAACTGACTGTTTATGCTTATGAAAAAATATGGAGTGAATTATCGGAGCTGGATCGCAAAATTGTTTATATTATTTCTCAGGGAATAAATAAAACAGGTGACATACGGGAAAGCTTGGGAGTATCACCGCAACTTTTAAATACTTATCGGAAACGTCTTATGGAGAGAGGTGTAGTTGATGGTTCAAGACATGGGGAACTGACCTTGGCGTTGCCAAGATTTGAAGAGTATATCAATATGTATTGTGAAGTGATATTGTAA